From one Nitrosopumilus sp. genomic stretch:
- a CDS encoding DEAD/DEAH box helicase — MKDYKEIQQTNQILESLFTKFGFSKLTEIQKQASPFILQKKDCLVIAPTGSGKTECSVIPIFSILKKSKKQGKIKALYITPLRALNRDVFRRITKYAQGNELSIEIRHGDTTQKDRKKITENPPDILITTPETLVILLTQIKMLDALSDLEWIIIDEVHELLSSERGAQLSLSIERLEFNSKFPLTKIGLSATVGNFEEAGKFVVGTKRKCEIIRDTSVRKYDVEIKYVEGTISDVAEKIVEYVLELELDSPVLLFTNTRGEAEFLASILKDKSSIPIELHHGSLSKEVREETESTLREGKRGIVVCTSSLELGLDIGSVELVIHYGSPRQVSKFVQRIGRSRHNRDASAQGLIITNNSDDEFEAQAILDRIKEGSIEEQKIHDGSLDVLAHHLVGLTMQCGEISIEQAFDLVTKAYPFRNLQIKDLIDVLDLLDSNYLIFFDRTKMTFWKKGRSFKYYFENLSTIPDILKFKVFDSVGKKIIGSLDQRFVGDFGDSGNIFVLKGSQWRILNVDEKSFTVNVEPFRGGGITVPYWEGESIPIDYKTARKVGEFRSKTKNGSLVLNNKLIEKLNFDVIPDENNIVVESSKSQGSIVIHSCFGTKINSTLSALLSSFLSSLLGSIVDSRSDGYRIVLSSRSRISEKLFTEVIKDDYDLHSIISASLAGTHNVNWRTWCVAKKFGIVGRGAIYERKSARFLYERYSKTALVREALRELFHDKYDLKNSDKILKKIREDEIHIKWLEVDQFSKLAEPILDHTTKYYSSPANLDKGILDLVKTRLQKTKHRLICARCGKWERLVETHEVKNILICPYCKGRQITATYHSDYDLPKIIRKKHEGKKLSADEKHKYDRAWKVSSLVENFGKIAITVMSGYGVGADTAARILRNMVDEEHLFKQIYEAERQYVVTRGFWDS, encoded by the coding sequence ATGAAAGATTACAAAGAAATACAACAGACAAATCAGATTCTTGAATCTTTATTTACAAAATTTGGATTTTCTAAATTAACTGAAATTCAGAAGCAAGCTTCACCTTTTATCTTACAAAAAAAAGACTGTCTAGTTATTGCTCCAACTGGTTCTGGAAAAACAGAATGTTCTGTCATTCCTATTTTTTCAATTTTGAAAAAATCAAAAAAACAGGGAAAAATCAAAGCTCTCTATATTACTCCCCTACGTGCATTAAATCGCGATGTTTTTAGAAGAATCACAAAATATGCCCAAGGAAATGAACTGTCTATTGAAATCCGGCATGGAGATACAACACAAAAAGATAGGAAAAAAATCACTGAAAATCCTCCAGACATTCTAATCACAACACCAGAAACTCTTGTCATACTTTTGACTCAAATCAAAATGCTTGATGCGTTATCTGATTTAGAATGGATAATAATTGATGAAGTCCATGAACTACTTTCTAGTGAAAGAGGCGCTCAACTATCACTTAGTATTGAAAGATTGGAATTTAACTCAAAATTCCCTCTCACAAAAATAGGATTATCTGCTACAGTAGGGAATTTTGAAGAAGCGGGAAAATTTGTTGTTGGTACTAAAAGAAAATGCGAGATTATTAGAGATACATCTGTACGAAAATATGACGTTGAAATAAAATATGTGGAAGGTACAATTTCTGATGTTGCAGAAAAAATTGTTGAATATGTTTTAGAGTTAGAATTAGACTCTCCTGTGCTTTTATTTACTAATACCAGAGGCGAAGCAGAATTTCTGGCTTCAATTTTGAAAGATAAATCTTCAATCCCTATTGAATTACATCACGGTTCACTCTCAAAAGAGGTTAGAGAGGAAACTGAATCTACTTTACGTGAAGGAAAACGTGGAATTGTTGTCTGTACCTCTTCATTGGAATTAGGCTTGGACATTGGTTCTGTTGAATTAGTAATTCATTACGGTTCTCCTAGACAAGTATCAAAATTTGTACAAAGAATAGGACGAAGCAGGCATAATCGTGATGCATCAGCTCAGGGATTGATCATAACTAATAATTCTGATGATGAATTTGAGGCACAAGCAATACTTGATCGTATTAAAGAAGGTTCAATTGAAGAACAAAAAATTCATGATGGCTCACTTGATGTTTTAGCTCATCATTTAGTTGGATTGACAATGCAATGTGGTGAAATTTCAATCGAACAAGCTTTTGATTTAGTTACAAAAGCATATCCGTTTAGGAATTTACAAATCAAAGATCTTATAGATGTGCTAGATCTGCTTGATTCCAATTATTTGATATTTTTTGATCGAACAAAAATGACTTTTTGGAAGAAGGGACGTTCATTCAAATATTATTTTGAGAATCTTTCTACGATTCCAGATATTTTAAAATTCAAAGTTTTTGACAGTGTAGGTAAAAAAATCATTGGGTCATTAGATCAAAGATTTGTTGGTGATTTTGGGGATTCTGGAAATATTTTTGTTTTAAAAGGCTCGCAGTGGAGAATTTTAAATGTCGATGAAAAATCATTCACTGTAAATGTTGAGCCATTTAGAGGAGGTGGCATAACTGTACCTTACTGGGAAGGTGAAAGTATTCCTATTGATTATAAAACTGCAAGAAAAGTAGGTGAATTCCGTAGTAAAACAAAGAACGGTTCTCTTGTGTTAAACAATAAACTTATTGAAAAATTAAATTTTGATGTAATACCTGACGAAAATAATATTGTCGTTGAATCAAGCAAATCTCAAGGTTCAATAGTAATTCATTCGTGTTTTGGAACTAAAATCAATTCTACTTTATCTGCACTGCTTTCCTCATTTCTTTCTTCATTGTTAGGTTCAATAGTTGATTCACGTTCTGATGGTTATAGAATTGTTTTATCTTCAAGATCACGTATTTCAGAAAAACTTTTCACTGAAGTTATAAAAGATGACTATGATCTACATTCGATTATTAGCGCATCTTTAGCAGGAACTCATAATGTAAATTGGCGAACATGGTGTGTTGCTAAAAAATTCGGCATAGTAGGACGTGGAGCAATCTATGAAAGAAAATCTGCCCGATTTTTGTATGAGCGATACTCCAAAACTGCACTTGTACGTGAAGCACTACGTGAATTATTTCATGACAAATATGATCTTAAAAACTCTGATAAAATATTAAAAAAAATTCGTGAGGATGAAATTCATATAAAGTGGTTAGAAGTTGATCAATTTTCTAAATTAGCAGAGCCAATATTGGATCATACAACGAAATATTACTCATCTCCTGCTAATCTTGACAAAGGCATTCTTGATCTTGTAAAAACTCGACTTCAGAAAACAAAACATCGCTTAATTTGTGCTAGATGTGGTAAATGGGAGCGTTTAGTTGAAACACATGAAGTAAAAAATATCCTTATCTGTCCTTATTGTAAAGGGAGGCAAATTACAGCCACCTATCACTCTGACTATGATCTTCCGAAAATAATTCGAAAAAAACATGAAGGAAAAAAACTATCTGCTGATGAAAAACACAAGTATGATCGTGCCTGGAAAGTCTCATCTCTGGTGGAAAATTTTGGCAAAATTGCCATTACTGTAATGTCTGGATATGGAGTCGGCGCAGATACTGCCGCAAGAATTTTACGCAATATGGTTGATGAAGAACATCTCTTCAAACAAATCTATGAGGCAGAAAGACAATATGTTGTAACAAGAGGTTTTTGGGATTCTTAA
- a CDS encoding ATPase domain-containing protein: MISTGLQKLDEFLSGGISGGIIVDIFGGNGTGKTQFLLQLCMNSIKNGGNVLYLDTTGGFRPERILEIQKQSEIEFDFLDKITVSRVRNTSEQIKSINNFQKNHFSLIVIDNITDLFSYEYKNEESVFEKNSLFMKYMNQLSKFAINNKIPIVITNMIRILEDKEVENMKSAIDPFTHVKIHLFKKSSKFEGKVYTAFDKQYFSYSINTLGLTNNSEDI; this comes from the coding sequence ATGATCTCTACTGGTTTACAAAAATTAGATGAATTCTTGTCTGGAGGAATTTCTGGTGGCATAATTGTTGACATTTTTGGTGGCAATGGGACTGGAAAAACTCAGTTTCTCTTACAATTATGTATGAATTCAATCAAAAACGGTGGAAATGTTTTGTATTTGGATACTACCGGAGGGTTTAGACCTGAAAGAATTTTGGAAATTCAAAAACAATCTGAAATAGAATTTGATTTTCTTGACAAAATTACAGTCTCTAGAGTAAGAAATACTTCGGAACAAATTAAATCAATTAATAACTTTCAAAAAAATCATTTCTCGTTAATTGTAATTGATAACATAACTGATTTATTTTCATATGAATACAAAAATGAAGAATCTGTATTTGAAAAAAATTCGTTGTTTATGAAATACATGAATCAACTATCAAAATTTGCAATTAATAATAAAATCCCAATTGTAATTACTAATATGATTAGAATTCTTGAGGATAAAGAAGTTGAAAATATGAAAAGTGCCATTGATCCTTTTACACATGTCAAAATTCATCTTTTTAAGAAATCCTCAAAATTTGAAGGTAAAGTCTATACAGCATTTGATAAACAGTACTTTTCATATTCAATCAATACCTTGGGGTTAACTAATAATTCTGAAGATATTTAA
- a CDS encoding U6 snRNA-associated Sm-like protein LSm6, with product MSQSNSAKRPLTTLQKSTKKKVTVRLKNEVEYKGKMDNVDSYMNLIMTDAEELHDGKTIANYGRVIVRGNNVLFIKLENEL from the coding sequence GTGTCCCAATCAAATAGTGCAAAAAGACCTCTAACAACTCTTCAAAAAAGTACAAAGAAGAAAGTTACAGTAAGACTGAAAAATGAAGTAGAATACAAGGGGAAAATGGATAATGTTGATTCATACATGAATCTGATTATGACTGATGCTGAAGAGCTTCATGATGGTAAAACAATTGCAAATTATGGAAGAGTAATCGTAAGAGGCAACAACGTATTATTCATCAAACTAGAAAATGAACTCTAG
- the metK gene encoding methionine adenosyltransferase, with the protein MTNSFLFTSESVTEGHPDKICDNISDAFLDEFLKQDPDSRVAVETMVTTDFVAVAGEVTSKANFDKKAQEELVRKTIRDIGYNNKDLMFDTETCEVTLRLHSQSPDISQGVTATKEKEQGAGDQGLMFGYATNETKELMPMPILLSQKLAQKLAEVRKNKILPWARPDGKTQVSVRYEDNKPTRIETVVVSTQHAPEISQEEIAKEVIDKVIKPVLGGLWNDEIKIHINPTGKFVIGGPHGDAGLTGRKIIVDTYGGFGRHGGGAFSGKDPSKVDRSACYMCRYIAKNLVAAELADRCEVQLAYAIGVAEPVSLYVNTFGTNKIPENEIEKLVRKNFDMKPSGIISQLDLKRPIYKKTASYGHFGRNEPEFTWEKTDKAETLKQSAGL; encoded by the coding sequence ATGACCAATAGTTTTCTATTTACATCTGAATCAGTAACAGAAGGACATCCAGATAAAATATGTGACAATATTTCTGATGCATTCTTAGATGAATTTCTAAAACAAGATCCAGATTCAAGAGTGGCAGTGGAGACAATGGTCACCACAGATTTTGTAGCAGTTGCAGGAGAGGTAACATCTAAAGCAAATTTTGATAAAAAAGCTCAAGAAGAATTAGTTAGAAAAACAATTAGAGATATTGGATATAACAACAAAGACTTGATGTTTGATACAGAAACTTGTGAAGTGACTTTGCGTCTTCATTCCCAAAGTCCAGACATTAGTCAGGGCGTTACAGCTACCAAGGAAAAAGAGCAAGGTGCAGGAGATCAAGGATTAATGTTTGGATATGCTACAAATGAAACAAAAGAACTCATGCCAATGCCAATTTTACTTTCACAAAAACTTGCACAGAAATTAGCAGAAGTCAGAAAAAACAAAATTCTTCCTTGGGCTAGACCTGATGGAAAAACACAAGTTTCTGTGAGATATGAAGACAACAAACCAACAAGAATTGAGACTGTTGTGGTTTCAACACAGCATGCTCCAGAAATTTCTCAAGAAGAGATTGCAAAGGAAGTCATCGACAAAGTAATCAAACCTGTTCTAGGAGGTCTTTGGAATGATGAAATTAAAATCCACATAAATCCAACAGGAAAATTTGTAATTGGCGGTCCACATGGAGATGCAGGTTTAACTGGAAGAAAAATTATTGTTGATACCTATGGAGGATTCGGAAGACATGGAGGAGGAGCTTTTTCAGGAAAGGATCCATCCAAAGTTGATAGATCTGCATGTTACATGTGCAGATATATTGCAAAAAATCTTGTTGCAGCAGAACTAGCTGATAGGTGCGAAGTACAACTTGCATATGCAATAGGAGTTGCAGAACCAGTATCACTGTATGTCAATACTTTTGGAACAAATAAGATTCCAGAAAATGAAATAGAGAAATTAGTCAGAAAGAATTTTGATATGAAACCATCCGGCATTATCTCTCAATTAGATTTGAAAAGACCAATTTACAAAAAAACTGCATCATATGGTCACTTTGGAAGAAATGAGCCTGAATTTACTTGGGAAAAAACAGACAAGGCTGAAACATTAAAGCAATCTGCCGGACTCTAA
- a CDS encoding SDR family oxidoreductase has product MNKLRKIVVTGATGFVSRNLRKYLSEQNVELISISRKNFNQFKNETKIISKNYDEKKLLKKIKDSDALVHLIGIGKQSVNIDYERTNVEFTSHIVNLSKKAKIKKIVYLSGLGVSATTSLGYFISKYQAEKIIIDSGINYTIFRPSFIVGKDDLLTKSLHKQIKKGLIKIPGSGNYEIQPIHINDVIKIIFKSITETKYRNRIIDLVGPDNISFEEYVRLFSKRTNTRIKKINLEDSYHDAITNPKSDFGIDDLNILIGNFRGNHNKLKKLTGVKFESVAELLESGRLL; this is encoded by the coding sequence ATGAATAAACTTAGAAAGATAGTTGTTACTGGAGCAACTGGTTTTGTTTCAAGAAATCTTAGAAAGTATTTATCTGAACAAAATGTTGAATTAATTTCAATATCTAGAAAGAATTTTAATCAATTCAAAAATGAGACTAAAATTATTTCAAAAAATTACGATGAGAAAAAACTTTTAAAAAAAATCAAAGATTCTGATGCCTTGGTTCATCTCATCGGAATTGGAAAGCAATCAGTAAACATTGATTATGAAAGGACAAATGTTGAATTTACAAGTCATATAGTAAATTTGAGTAAAAAAGCAAAAATCAAAAAAATTGTTTATCTTAGTGGTCTAGGTGTATCTGCAACTACCTCTTTAGGATATTTTATTTCTAAATATCAGGCTGAAAAAATTATTATCGATTCAGGAATTAATTACACTATTTTCAGGCCTTCATTTATTGTAGGAAAAGATGACTTGCTTACAAAATCTCTTCACAAACAGATCAAAAAAGGATTAATTAAAATTCCTGGTTCTGGAAATTATGAAATTCAACCAATTCACATTAATGATGTCATAAAAATTATTTTCAAATCAATTACTGAAACAAAGTATAGAAACAGAATAATTGACCTTGTAGGTCCTGATAATATCAGCTTTGAAGAATATGTTAGATTATTCTCAAAAAGAACAAACACTAGGATTAAAAAAATAAATTTAGAAGATTCTTATCATGATGCTATTACTAATCCGAAATCAGATTTTGGAATAGATGATCTCAATATTCTTATTGGTAATTTCAGGGGCAATCATAACAAATTAAAAAAATTAACTGGAGTAAAGTTTGAGTCTGTTGCAGAATTATTAGAGTCCGGCAGATTGCTTTAA
- a CDS encoding cobalt-precorrin-5B (C(1))-methyltransferase, whose amino-acid sequence MEDRTKLKTGYTTGSCATAAAKAALLSIIDQKKIENIEILLPKRSFIQIPVHSCEFGSDKAKCSVIKDGGDDPDVTHGAEIIVELSLTDKINQLEIDGGEGVGIVTKPGLGLEINKAAINPVPKKMINENLREIGEKILVQKGIKVIISVPKGRELGPKTDNPRLGIINGISILGTSGIVIPFSTASYAASIRQNLDVAIAMGNDTVVLTTGGRSEDFAKKIVNLPDHCFVQMGDFSGYTIQQCAKKNIKKAYVVGFIGKLAKMAAGVKQTHVKGSKVDMMFLAKLAEKANANENVIESIKKANTARHVSEIIMENNVDGFFELICTETYKHMRNHSEQKVPIDVILFDFDGNILARKSEE is encoded by the coding sequence GTGGAAGATAGAACAAAACTAAAGACGGGCTATACCACAGGTAGCTGTGCAACTGCGGCAGCTAAGGCAGCATTATTATCAATTATTGATCAGAAAAAAATAGAAAATATAGAGATATTGTTACCCAAACGGTCTTTTATTCAGATTCCAGTGCATTCATGTGAATTTGGATCTGATAAAGCAAAATGCTCTGTAATTAAAGATGGTGGAGATGATCCTGATGTAACACATGGTGCTGAAATTATTGTAGAGTTGTCACTTACAGATAAAATAAACCAACTTGAGATAGACGGAGGTGAAGGTGTAGGTATTGTTACTAAGCCAGGCTTGGGACTAGAGATTAACAAAGCTGCAATTAATCCAGTTCCAAAAAAAATGATTAATGAAAATTTAAGAGAAATTGGAGAAAAAATTCTTGTGCAAAAAGGAATTAAAGTAATTATTTCTGTTCCCAAAGGAAGAGAGTTAGGCCCTAAAACAGATAATCCAAGATTAGGAATCATTAATGGAATTTCTATTTTAGGAACTAGTGGAATAGTAATTCCATTCTCTACAGCATCATATGCAGCATCAATAAGACAAAATCTAGATGTAGCAATTGCAATGGGAAATGATACAGTTGTACTTACAACTGGTGGAAGAAGTGAAGATTTTGCAAAAAAAATAGTAAACTTGCCTGATCATTGCTTTGTGCAAATGGGAGATTTTTCAGGATATACAATTCAGCAATGCGCTAAAAAGAATATCAAAAAAGCATATGTTGTAGGATTTATTGGGAAACTGGCAAAAATGGCTGCAGGAGTTAAACAAACTCATGTTAAAGGTTCTAAAGTAGACATGATGTTTCTAGCAAAACTAGCAGAAAAAGCAAATGCCAATGAGAATGTAATAGAGAGCATTAAAAAAGCAAATACTGCAAGGCATGTTTCTGAAATTATTATGGAAAACAATGTGGATGGATTTTTTGAGTTGATTTGTACTGAAACATACAAGCATATGAGAAATCATTCAGAACAAAAAGTTCCAATCGATGTTATTTTGTTTGATTTTGATGGAAATATTTTGGCTAGAAAATCAGAAGAGTAA
- a CDS encoding cobalamin biosynthesis protein, whose protein sequence is MDKTSVLAITKNGVKIGENLKKIFPDWNIFAPSKFSNERKDIIWYHEPTSEKIVELFKNSNALICLFSLGAVIRLIAPHLKDKKTDPAVIVIDDKTNFVISVLSGHIGGANELTQEIADKLQALPVVTTAADVNKTIAVDLVGREFNWKIDDDSTVTKISAHMVNEEPIGVFQDAGNKNWFKELPKNVSIYKNLDDLKKSNSKAYLIISDRVVDKELYKESVIYRPPSLVIGIGLHWDTTKETIKEGIENCLEKFKLSPKSIAKLVSIKKPQDVQGLIDLGKEMRIPVEYVNREDLAEISAPNPSDTVKAFEGTASVSEAAAMKVSGGELIVEKQKFPPNLTIAIARIVN, encoded by the coding sequence ATGGATAAAACTTCAGTTCTTGCAATTACTAAAAATGGAGTAAAAATTGGAGAGAATCTTAAAAAAATATTTCCTGACTGGAATATCTTTGCACCCTCAAAATTTTCAAATGAAAGAAAGGACATTATTTGGTATCACGAACCTACATCAGAGAAAATAGTTGAACTTTTTAAGAACAGTAATGCCCTGATATGCCTCTTTTCTTTGGGTGCCGTAATTAGGCTGATTGCACCTCATTTGAAAGATAAAAAAACAGATCCGGCCGTAATTGTAATTGACGATAAAACAAATTTTGTAATTAGTGTATTATCAGGACATATTGGAGGAGCAAATGAGTTAACTCAAGAAATCGCAGATAAATTACAAGCATTACCAGTTGTCACTACTGCAGCAGATGTTAACAAAACCATAGCAGTGGATCTTGTTGGAAGAGAATTTAATTGGAAAATAGATGATGATTCAACTGTCACAAAGATTAGTGCACACATGGTAAATGAAGAGCCAATAGGGGTATTTCAGGATGCAGGTAACAAAAATTGGTTCAAGGAATTACCAAAGAACGTTTCAATTTATAAAAATCTAGATGATTTAAAAAAATCAAACTCAAAAGCGTATCTAATTATTTCTGACAGAGTAGTTGACAAAGAACTATACAAAGAGTCTGTGATTTATCGTCCTCCAAGCTTAGTCATAGGAATTGGATTACATTGGGATACCACAAAAGAAACAATCAAAGAAGGAATCGAAAATTGTTTAGAAAAGTTCAAGCTCAGCCCAAAATCTATTGCAAAATTAGTCTCAATCAAAAAACCTCAAGACGTGCAAGGATTGATTGATCTTGGAAAAGAAATGAGAATTCCAGTAGAGTACGTAAACAGGGAGGATTTAGCTGAGATATCTGCGCCAAATCCATCAGATACTGTCAAAGCATTTGAGGGAACTGCAAGTGTTTCAGAGGCTGCCGCAATGAAAGTTTCTGGAGGAGAGTTGATTGTAGAAAAGCAGAAATTCCCACCTAATTTGACTATAGCAATAGCGAGGATTGTGAATTGA
- a CDS encoding sirohydrochlorin chelatase has translation MKRGLLLIDRGSREREASEELEAICQGIKKKGDYVFTDFCFLEVEPPYIEDGISKCLKEDIDSLTIVPYFLYPGKKVKNAVTDVMKFQKDTNVKFVVTKPMSMHKTLVDIVENRISTTLEENNVELSKKDVDVMIIGHGSKDPNAQMSLNYIVNELKHLYRNVSRCWLEIEQPDIVEGIKKCEKDNPKVLIIVFYFLHEGAHVKTDINNDLFPALENSKMKKTFITKHLGSDQKMIDLILERAKEVENAN, from the coding sequence TTGAAGCGAGGATTATTACTAATTGACAGAGGAAGCAGGGAAAGGGAGGCATCTGAGGAATTAGAGGCCATTTGTCAAGGAATTAAGAAGAAAGGAGATTATGTTTTTACTGATTTTTGCTTTCTTGAGGTAGAGCCACCATATATTGAAGATGGTATTTCTAAATGTCTCAAAGAGGATATTGATTCATTGACTATAGTTCCTTATTTTTTGTATCCAGGTAAAAAAGTAAAAAATGCAGTAACAGACGTAATGAAGTTCCAAAAAGACACGAATGTGAAATTTGTTGTTACAAAACCAATGAGTATGCATAAAACTCTAGTTGACATAGTAGAAAATAGAATATCTACAACATTAGAAGAAAATAATGTAGAACTTTCAAAAAAAGATGTAGATGTAATGATAATTGGACACGGTAGTAAAGATCCTAATGCACAAATGTCATTGAATTACATTGTAAATGAATTAAAACATTTGTATAGAAATGTAAGCAGGTGTTGGTTAGAAATAGAACAGCCAGATATTGTTGAAGGAATCAAAAAGTGTGAGAAAGACAATCCCAAGGTGTTGATTATTGTTTTTTACTTTCTTCACGAAGGAGCTCATGTAAAAACAGATATCAATAATGATTTGTTTCCTGCATTAGAAAATTCCAAGATGAAAAAAACTTTCATTACCAAACATTTGGGAAGTGATCAAAAAATGATAGACTTGATATTAGAAAGAGCAAAGGAAGTAGAAAATGCAAACTAA
- a CDS encoding precorrin-8X methylmutase, with protein sequence MQTKKGQSIEDASMQMIEDEIGAHQYNEKEWPIVRRIIHSTADFDFADKNKIIFHKDAIQSGMNALRNGCSIVVDVNGVIGGLNKQNPKDFGNKIVCNISSPEIMELAKKEGKTRSQVSMRAAISDIEGGVVAIGNAPTALLEVIQMVKEGIVKPALIIGIPVGFICASESKEELSKLEEIPFITNIGRKGGSSSASAIINAIFKLIRAESSS encoded by the coding sequence ATGCAAACTAAGAAAGGTCAATCTATTGAAGATGCAAGCATGCAAATGATTGAAGATGAAATTGGTGCACACCAGTATAATGAGAAAGAATGGCCCATTGTCAGAAGAATAATTCATTCAACGGCAGATTTTGATTTTGCGGATAAAAATAAAATAATTTTTCACAAAGATGCAATTCAAAGTGGCATGAATGCTTTGAGAAACGGTTGTAGCATAGTAGTTGATGTGAATGGAGTGATAGGCGGACTGAATAAACAAAATCCCAAAGATTTTGGAAATAAAATAGTTTGTAATATTTCGAGTCCTGAAATTATGGAATTGGCAAAAAAAGAAGGAAAAACACGTTCTCAGGTATCAATGAGAGCTGCCATATCAGATATTGAGGGAGGAGTTGTGGCAATTGGAAATGCACCCACCGCCTTGCTGGAAGTGATTCAGATGGTAAAAGAAGGCATAGTCAAGCCTGCATTGATTATTGGAATTCCAGTAGGATTCATCTGTGCCTCAGAATCAAAAGAGGAGCTATCAAAGTTAGAAGAAATTCCATTTATTACAAATATTGGTAGAAAAGGTGGAAGTTCATCAGCTTCTGCAATAATTAATGCAATATTCAAGCTTATTAGAGCAGAATCATCGTCTTGA
- a CDS encoding cobyrinate a,c-diamide synthase, protein MKIPRIVIAGATSGVGKTSITCSIIHSLQKEGYSVQPFKVGPDYIDPSYLSSVSKKETYNLDVWLMGKNHLLDSFVLNSNSNISVIEGVMGYYDGFGGDTNYASTHHVASITKSPVILVLDASKTSRSIAATALGFIKFHRNSGIVGIILNKIGSKKHELLCKSALEKTKIPIIGIIPKNPELNLESRHLGLISTLDDKSLKTKIQRISKIISQYVDVQQIIKISKSATPLEKKPKPIAKKTKTTIAVALDTSFNFYYQDNLKALQREGANLKFFSPVEDREIPKCDGLYIGGGFPEILGSSLEKNQIMKKTIKKLSEDNLPIYAECGGLMYLTKSILSNTKKHKMVGIFDAETKMTKKMRLNYTKGRICQKNLISEKLHNFQGHEFHYSQLDSVSNDSKFAYTLEIGEGIKKHQDGMIEYNTLASYGHLYFDSSNYAKIFVKNCLEYSRR, encoded by the coding sequence TTGAAAATTCCTAGAATTGTAATTGCAGGTGCAACAAGTGGAGTTGGAAAAACATCCATTACATGTTCGATAATTCATTCTCTACAAAAAGAAGGTTATTCTGTTCAACCCTTTAAAGTGGGTCCTGATTATATTGATCCTAGTTACCTTTCAAGTGTTTCAAAAAAAGAAACGTACAACTTGGATGTATGGTTAATGGGAAAAAACCATCTATTAGATAGTTTTGTTTTAAATTCAAACTCTAACATATCTGTGATTGAAGGCGTAATGGGATACTATGATGGATTTGGTGGAGATACAAATTATGCTAGTACACATCATGTGGCCTCTATTACGAAATCTCCTGTGATACTGGTTTTAGATGCAAGTAAAACATCGCGCTCAATTGCTGCAACAGCACTTGGTTTTATTAAATTTCACAGAAATTCAGGAATTGTAGGCATAATTCTAAATAAAATAGGAAGTAAAAAGCATGAGCTTTTGTGCAAAAGTGCATTAGAAAAAACTAAAATCCCAATCATAGGTATTATTCCAAAGAATCCGGAATTAAATTTAGAATCGCGTCATCTTGGATTGATTTCAACACTAGATGATAAATCACTAAAAACTAAAATTCAAAGAATTTCAAAAATCATTTCACAATATGTAGATGTTCAACAAATAATTAAAATTTCAAAAAGTGCAACTCCATTAGAAAAAAAACCAAAACCTATCGCTAAAAAAACAAAAACTACAATTGCAGTAGCACTTGACACTTCATTTAATTTCTATTATCAAGACAATCTAAAAGCATTGCAACGTGAAGGGGCTAATCTTAAATTTTTTAGTCCAGTGGAAGATAGAGAAATTCCAAAATGTGATGGATTATACATTGGAGGGGGGTTTCCTGAGATTTTAGGTAGTTCATTAGAAAAAAATCAAATTATGAAAAAAACTATTAAAAAATTATCTGAAGATAATTTACCAATTTATGCAGAATGTGGTGGTCTGATGTATCTGACAAAGTCTATTCTATCTAATACTAAAAAACACAAGATGGTGGGCATATTTGATGCTGAAACAAAAATGACAAAAAAAATGAGACTAAACTATACCAAAGGAAGAATTTGTCAGAAAAATCTAATTTCAGAAAAATTACACAATTTTCAGGGTCACGAATTTCATTATTCTCAATTAGATTCAGTTTCTAATGACTCTAAATTTGCCTATACTTTGGAAATTGGCGAGGGAATAAAAAAACATCAAGACGGGATGATTGAATACAACACACTTGCATCATACGGTCATCTCTACTTTGATAGCTCCAACTATGCCAAAATTTTTGTTAAAAATTGCTTGGAATATTCAAGACGATGA